One region of Microbacterium sufflavum genomic DNA includes:
- a CDS encoding DUF2247 family protein: MTAEIDWSAMSEDLLSIDLDGDDISRRSRMTLPELDLGLRKGWVRPSEGIRLVDQAIREDQRMRPEVFELTAADEWNFAEKVSRLVPTPTEESDRSALGIWTYLFMAWLYDNRDRFADVLGIVELLAADLEFPPEISGMVRWMPPPEGEEVGIDALMRHWERYVASRREVYSAPERMLDAPRRTFPA, encoded by the coding sequence ATGACCGCAGAGATTGATTGGAGTGCCATGAGCGAGGACCTCCTCAGCATCGATCTGGATGGCGATGACATCTCACGCCGGTCGCGGATGACGCTGCCCGAGTTGGATCTCGGCTTGCGGAAGGGGTGGGTCCGCCCTTCCGAGGGGATACGGCTCGTGGATCAGGCGATTCGCGAGGATCAGCGTATGCGACCCGAGGTTTTCGAGTTGACAGCGGCCGACGAGTGGAACTTCGCGGAGAAGGTGAGCCGACTCGTCCCCACGCCCACGGAGGAAAGCGACCGAAGTGCCCTGGGTATCTGGACCTACCTTTTCATGGCGTGGCTCTACGACAATCGAGACAGATTCGCCGACGTGCTCGGCATCGTCGAACTTCTGGCCGCAGATCTGGAGTTTCCGCCCGAGATCTCCGGAATGGTGAGGTGGATGCCGCCACCGGAAGGAGAGGAAGTGGGGATCGATGCTCTGATGCGCCACTGGGAACGGTATGTGGCGTCACGCCGCGAGGTGTATTCCGCACCGGAGCGGATGTTGGATGCTCCCCGTCGGACCTTTCCCGCATGA